The window ATCTTGGCCAGTTTGAATATTGGGGGAATATGCTTGATGTTCTGCCAGCCATGCTGGACATATCAAAATTTCAGAACATTCGGCGCCATCTCAAAGATCCTTCCCTTGCTGACAACTGCCGCCTGCAAACTTTGAAAGCCAAACCGCTTCCAGGTTTTTTGCTTGGACCTGATGATTACCAGGAGGTAGCTCCACTGCTGGAAGAAGTATTCAACGCAAAAATCGAGGGTAAAACTGTTGAAGCTATTCTCAATGGCGCAGCATGATAATTCACGAGAACTCCATTCATGAAGCGACAGTGGGCCGGATTAACTTGAGGCGTTCCTGAAGAGATAAAGGAAATCACCATACCCCTGCGATTCAAGCTCTTCGGCTGAAACAAAACGGAGAGCGGCCGAGTTGATGCAATACCTGTTGCCCGTCGGTTCCGGGCCATCGACAAAGAGATGGCCCAGGTGTGAATCAGCTTTGGCACTTCGCACCTCCACCCGCACGCTGAAAAGCGACCTGTCTTCCCTGAAAGTCACACACTCAGGAACGATCGGTCTGACAAAACTCGGCCAGCCGGTACCCGAATCATACTTGTCGGTTGAACTGAAAAGTGGGTCCCCGGAGACCACATCGACATAGATTCCCGGTTCCTTGTTGTCCCAGTATTCATTGGCAAATGACGGTTCGGTCCCCCCCTGCCTTGTCACCTCGAACTGAAGAGCGGTAAGTCGCTGCCGCAGCTCATTATCTTTCGGAATCACATAAATATCCGGCTCACTGCCCCAGACCTGCTCTAAAAAACCTGCTCTGCCGGAACCTGTCTTATATGACGAATAG of the Desulfosediminicola ganghwensis genome contains:
- the msrB gene encoding peptide-methionine (R)-S-oxide reductase MsrB; this encodes MSHDNQRFQKALFGGGCFWCMQQPFEILDGVVEVKVGYAGGDEPEPHYEMVASGLTSHLEAVQIVYDPEKVSYWRLVEVFWRQIDPTDGGGQFADRGNHYKTVIFYLNDVQKWIAERSLLRLENSGRFQRPIVTEVRAAKTFYPAEEYHQGYYLKNANHYSSYKTGSGRAGFLEQVWGSEPDIYVIPKDNELRQRLTALQFEVTRQGGTEPSFANEYWDNKEPGIYVDVVSGDPLFSSTDKYDSGTGWPSFVRPIVPECVTFREDRSLFSVRVEVRSAKADSHLGHLFVDGPEPTGNRYCINSAALRFVSAEELESQGYGDFLYLFRNASS